The following are encoded together in the Flammeovirga agarivorans genome:
- a CDS encoding redoxin domain-containing protein, whose protein sequence is MKTFKYSLILLLALFAISCGSSKENDTKAEYPAKISISGQLEGIEKGAKVILYSIENVGGKRNVAETTVDEKGKFSFDYTVPKIGLYTINIDNQAEEILVLEDKDLSVSSAPVGYEISGSRENELLHGLKEMYDKYSEEGSKLQQEYASSENKEEVIKKIKAMQDAQKAELQQKLKKFDGAYVSLVVLNFLNDKEAYFDVINETVEKLEKNFPDDQLVKEVSKSIDAIKATRIGAMATEINLPSVEGKNIALSDFKGNYVMIDFWASWCRPCRMENPNVLRAYNKYKSKGFEVYGVSIDQDQNAWKQAIQIDHISWTQVHDTNNEAAKAYGVESIPFTLLLDKEGKIIAKNLRGNALEEKLEELLGK, encoded by the coding sequence GTGAAAACATTTAAGTATAGTCTAATTTTATTACTAGCATTATTTGCTATTAGTTGCGGTTCTTCAAAAGAAAATGATACTAAAGCGGAATATCCTGCAAAGATTAGTATATCTGGTCAATTAGAAGGAATAGAAAAAGGTGCTAAAGTAATCTTATATTCAATTGAGAATGTTGGAGGCAAAAGAAACGTTGCTGAGACAACAGTAGATGAAAAGGGAAAGTTCTCTTTTGATTATACTGTTCCTAAAATTGGACTTTACACAATAAATATTGATAACCAAGCAGAAGAGATTCTGGTATTAGAAGATAAAGATTTATCTGTAAGCAGTGCTCCTGTAGGTTATGAAATTTCTGGTTCAAGAGAAAATGAGCTTCTTCATGGACTAAAAGAAATGTATGATAAGTACTCTGAAGAAGGTTCAAAACTTCAGCAGGAGTATGCGTCATCAGAAAATAAAGAAGAGGTAATCAAGAAGATAAAAGCAATGCAAGATGCTCAAAAGGCAGAATTGCAGCAGAAATTAAAGAAATTTGATGGTGCTTATGTATCTTTGGTGGTGCTTAACTTCTTAAACGATAAAGAAGCTTACTTTGATGTAATCAATGAAACTGTTGAAAAACTGGAGAAAAACTTTCCTGATGACCAATTAGTGAAAGAAGTATCTAAAAGTATTGATGCAATCAAAGCCACTAGAATTGGTGCTATGGCCACAGAGATTAATTTACCATCTGTTGAAGGTAAAAACATTGCGTTATCCGATTTTAAGGGAAATTATGTAATGATCGATTTCTGGGCATCTTGGTGTAGACCATGTAGAATGGAAAACCCTAATGTATTAAGAGCTTATAATAAATATAAGTCTAAAGGATTTGAAGTATATGGCGTATCTATCGACCAAGATCAAAATGCTTGGAAACAAGCAATTCAAATAGATCATATTTCATGGACTCAGGTGCATGATACAAATAATGAGGCCGCTAAAGCTTACGGTGTAGAATCTATTCCTTTCACTCTATTATTAGATAAAGAAGGAAAGATTATCGCTAAAAACCTGAGAGGTAATGCTTTAGAGGAGAAGTTAGAAGAATTACTAGGAAAATAA
- the gatB gene encoding Asp-tRNA(Asn)/Glu-tRNA(Gln) amidotransferase subunit GatB codes for MIDQAILEKYELVVGLEVHSQLTTASKIFASDPTTFGEDPNVNISPITLALPGTLPKVNKGVIESSIKMGLACNCRISEYQFFDRKNYFYPDLPKGYQTTQDKTPICIGGHVDVVTKNGDPFTVVLNRIHMEEDAGKSTHLEGSPDTLVDLNRAGVPLMEIVTEPCIHDSAVAAAFVGEIRKTVRYLGIGDGNMEEGSLRCDANVSVRLKGSTELGEKCEIKNMNSMRNIQKAIEYEMQRQIQLIEKGEEIISETRTFNVDTGKTYGMRTKETLNDYRYFPCPDLPPMIVKQELVEKIKAEMPSLPAELIKKFTSEYKLPEYDARLLTEAKDSAQYFEELCSSTKNYKAASNWMMGPLKSLLNETGGDFDAFPIRPKQVAEMIALVDAKKVSFAAASQNLLKALASKPEVSVEGLAKELDLIQDSGDDFLLPLIDEAIAKFPDKAKAYKKGKKNLLGLFMGEVMKMAKGKADPQKTNQLLREALEK; via the coding sequence ATGATTGATCAGGCCATTTTAGAAAAGTATGAATTGGTTGTGGGTTTGGAAGTGCACTCACAATTAACAACAGCAAGTAAAATTTTTGCTTCAGATCCTACCACTTTTGGTGAAGATCCGAACGTAAATATTAGTCCAATCACTTTAGCTTTGCCGGGAACGCTTCCTAAGGTAAATAAAGGTGTGATTGAATCTTCTATTAAAATGGGATTGGCTTGTAATTGCCGTATCTCAGAATATCAGTTCTTTGATAGAAAAAATTACTTCTATCCAGACCTTCCAAAAGGATATCAAACAACACAAGATAAAACACCTATTTGTATTGGTGGGCATGTTGATGTAGTTACAAAAAATGGGGATCCGTTTACTGTTGTGCTTAACCGAATTCATATGGAAGAAGATGCCGGTAAGTCAACACACTTAGAAGGAAGTCCTGATACTTTGGTAGATCTAAATAGAGCCGGTGTTCCATTAATGGAAATTGTAACGGAACCTTGTATTCATGATTCTGCAGTGGCAGCTGCTTTTGTTGGTGAGATCAGAAAAACCGTTCGTTACCTTGGTATTGGTGATGGGAATATGGAAGAAGGATCTTTAAGATGTGACGCCAATGTTTCTGTTCGATTAAAAGGGTCTACTGAACTTGGAGAAAAATGCGAGATCAAAAACATGAACTCAATGCGTAATATCCAAAAGGCCATTGAATATGAAATGCAACGTCAGATTCAACTTATAGAGAAAGGCGAGGAGATCATTTCTGAGACAAGAACTTTCAATGTAGATACAGGAAAGACGTATGGTATGCGTACAAAGGAAACATTAAACGATTACCGTTATTTTCCTTGTCCTGACCTTCCTCCAATGATTGTAAAACAGGAGTTGGTAGAAAAGATCAAGGCGGAGATGCCTAGCTTACCAGCAGAATTGATTAAGAAATTTACATCAGAATATAAATTACCAGAGTACGATGCCCGTTTATTAACAGAGGCAAAAGATTCAGCTCAGTACTTTGAGGAACTATGTTCTTCTACAAAAAATTATAAAGCGGCTTCCAATTGGATGATGGGCCCTCTGAAATCATTATTAAATGAGACAGGTGGTGACTTTGATGCTTTTCCAATTCGTCCAAAACAAGTAGCGGAAATGATTGCATTGGTAGATGCTAAGAAAGTTAGCTTTGCCGCTGCATCACAAAACTTATTGAAAGCATTAGCTTCTAAGCCGGAAGTATCTGTAGAAGGTTTAGCCAAAGAATTGGATTTAATCCAAGATAGTGGCGATGATTTCTTACTTCCTTTAATTGATGAAGCAATTGCTAAATTCCCTGATAAAGCGAAAGCATACAAAAAAGGGAAAAAGAACTTACTTGGTTTGTTTATGGGTGAAGTCATGAAAATGGCAAAAGGTAAAGCAGATCCTCAAAAAACAAATCAATTACTTCGCGAAGCATTGGAAAAGTAA
- a CDS encoding rhomboid family intramembrane serine protease produces MNGFISDLKYTWNKPGSGLLRLIIVNVVVYVCMSLLLLALKLSGLVDVYYEYIFPNVALPPSAIDFVKAPWTLITYFFMHSMSDFFHILFNMLIMYWFGMIFTEFLGDKKVVAIYFLGGIAGGLAYLFMYNVIPYYNARMDMVSGLIGASASVYAIVVGSAAIAPDYKINLLFVGPVKIKYLAAVYIFLSLIQTAGANAGGEIAHLGGALMGYGYVAILKKGTDLGTPLYKISDFFSDLMSSEKKLKVVHRGGKKKASKKTTTAKTGAQPSQATVDEILDKISDKGYEGLTQEEKQILFKASQRKH; encoded by the coding sequence ATGAACGGTTTTATCTCAGATTTAAAATATACATGGAACAAGCCGGGTAGTGGACTACTAAGATTGATCATTGTCAATGTAGTTGTTTATGTCTGTATGAGCTTACTGCTACTAGCACTTAAACTATCAGGTCTTGTTGACGTTTACTATGAATACATTTTTCCTAATGTAGCACTACCACCATCTGCTATTGACTTTGTTAAAGCACCTTGGACTTTAATCACATACTTCTTTATGCATAGTATGTCGGATTTCTTTCATATCCTTTTCAATATGTTAATCATGTATTGGTTTGGAATGATCTTCACAGAATTCCTCGGAGATAAAAAAGTGGTGGCTATCTACTTCCTTGGAGGTATTGCAGGTGGACTTGCTTATTTGTTTATGTACAATGTAATTCCATACTATAATGCTCGTATGGATATGGTAAGTGGACTTATCGGTGCCTCAGCAAGTGTATATGCTATTGTTGTCGGTTCTGCTGCAATTGCTCCAGATTATAAAATCAATTTACTATTTGTTGGCCCAGTAAAGATCAAATACTTGGCGGCGGTATATATTTTCTTGTCCTTAATTCAAACTGCAGGTGCAAACGCTGGTGGTGAAATTGCTCACTTAGGTGGAGCCCTAATGGGGTATGGCTATGTAGCTATTCTTAAAAAAGGAACTGATTTGGGAACGCCACTTTATAAAATTTCAGATTTCTTCTCTGATTTAATGTCTTCTGAAAAGAAATTGAAAGTAGTTCACAGAGGAGGAAAAAAGAAAGCAAGTAAGAAAACTACTACTGCTAAAACAGGGGCTCAACCATCACAAGCAACAGTAGATGAGATATTGGATAAAATTTCTGATAAAGGCTATGAAGGATTAACTCAAGAAGAAAAACAAATCCTTTTCAAGGCAAGTCAACGAAAACACTAG
- a CDS encoding rhomboid family intramembrane serine protease encodes MGQNLTPNVKILLLINLLIFGAVNLIHSIDVVALLGYHYPKSEYFQVFQPFTYMFVHRDFAHIFSNMFALFIFGPMLENVLGSKRFLILYLVTGLGGGALYGLVNFVEIHQMEASAAQFILSSTPENFLAFCQDHAEVYLQHNTTLYNFAESIFPADPNNPGLQKEAVEFARKITIDRMNIPMIGASGAIFGILFTFAYLFPNLRLMLLFPPIPIKAKYLVGAYILYETYELINQNPADNVAHLAHLGGALFAYLLMRHWKYQSYQN; translated from the coding sequence ATGGGACAAAATCTCACTCCTAACGTTAAGATATTATTATTGATAAACCTGCTCATCTTTGGTGCAGTGAATTTAATTCACAGTATAGATGTAGTTGCTTTGTTGGGGTATCATTACCCTAAATCGGAATACTTCCAAGTGTTCCAACCATTTACATATATGTTCGTCCACAGAGATTTCGCACATATTTTTAGTAATATGTTTGCCTTATTCATCTTCGGACCAATGTTGGAAAATGTGTTGGGTTCAAAAAGATTCTTGATTTTATATCTTGTCACAGGTCTTGGTGGCGGTGCGTTGTATGGATTGGTCAACTTTGTTGAAATTCATCAAATGGAAGCTTCTGCAGCACAGTTTATTTTAAGTTCAACACCAGAAAACTTCTTGGCTTTCTGTCAAGATCATGCAGAAGTTTATTTACAGCACAATACAACTTTGTATAACTTTGCTGAGAGTATTTTCCCTGCAGACCCTAATAATCCTGGGTTACAAAAAGAAGCAGTTGAATTTGCCCGTAAGATTACAATAGATAGAATGAATATTCCTATGATTGGAGCATCAGGAGCGATCTTCGGTATATTATTTACGTTTGCGTACTTATTTCCAAATTTACGTTTGATGTTGTTGTTCCCTCCAATTCCAATAAAAGCAAAATACTTGGTAGGTGCTTATATTTTATATGAAACATATGAGCTTATCAATCAGAACCCAGCAGACAATGTTGCTCACCTAGCTCACTTGGGCGGTGCATTATTTGCTTATCTATTGATGAGACACTGGAAATATCAAAGTTACCAGAATTAG
- the recJ gene encoding single-stranded-DNA-specific exonuclease RecJ, which translates to MSKKWNVAAEPEDKYIKELMKQPNVPILITKLLAQRGVKSLHQARDYFRPTLEKLHDPFLMKDMDVAVARLTLAIEKGERILFFGDYDVDGTTSVALFMHFFRGVYDNVDFYVPDKYTEGYGVSVRGVEYAAKTNCQLIISLDCGIMSHEAIDNAIHRNIDFIVCDHHQLGDTIPKATAVLNPQRPDCDYPFKGLSGCGVGFKFLQGFCQKHGIDPTPLWQHLDLVALGTACDVVPMVEENRVLAHQGISYLKKSTKPGIIALLQVLKKDQATVQLTDLAYSIGPVINAAGRIAHAQIAAELLATEDPKEANELANELNRLNQLRRNYDQKITEEALEIASSEESKSGLVLYKEDWHKGVLGIVASKVAEKIGKPTVCLTLSRGEVTGSGRAIGKFDLHDVLNSCGDLLSQFGGHTSAAGLSLKEENLSAFSDKFDEEVQKKLNGKEFVSELNIDLEVELTDITLSTASIIDKMKPFGHENPMPLFVAKGVKSTEVPRILKERHLKMKLIQNDGDQAIDAIAFNQADQLEIITSGSFDIAFRLEINEFRGSKILQLNIKEIRSSVD; encoded by the coding sequence ATGAGTAAAAAATGGAACGTGGCTGCAGAGCCAGAAGATAAATATATAAAAGAGTTGATGAAGCAACCTAATGTGCCCATCTTGATTACCAAGTTATTGGCACAAAGGGGAGTGAAATCTTTACATCAAGCAAGAGATTATTTTCGACCTACTCTAGAGAAGTTACATGATCCTTTTCTAATGAAAGATATGGATGTGGCCGTGGCGAGATTAACCTTAGCCATAGAAAAGGGGGAACGAATTTTATTCTTTGGCGATTATGATGTCGATGGCACTACGTCCGTAGCTCTTTTTATGCATTTCTTTAGAGGAGTTTATGATAATGTAGATTTCTATGTTCCAGATAAATATACAGAAGGTTATGGTGTTTCTGTTCGTGGTGTGGAGTATGCAGCGAAAACAAACTGTCAGTTAATTATTTCTCTGGATTGTGGTATTATGAGCCATGAAGCAATTGATAATGCTATTCATAGAAATATTGATTTTATTGTTTGTGACCACCACCAACTCGGAGATACTATACCTAAAGCTACGGCAGTTTTAAATCCTCAAAGACCAGATTGTGATTATCCTTTCAAAGGATTATCGGGTTGTGGTGTCGGATTTAAATTTCTTCAAGGATTTTGCCAGAAACATGGAATTGACCCAACGCCATTGTGGCAACATTTAGATCTTGTTGCTTTAGGTACAGCTTGTGATGTTGTACCCATGGTGGAAGAAAATCGAGTATTAGCACATCAGGGAATTTCTTACTTGAAAAAAAGTACTAAACCTGGAATTATTGCTTTACTACAAGTATTAAAAAAGGATCAAGCTACAGTTCAACTGACTGATTTAGCCTATAGTATTGGGCCAGTGATTAACGCAGCCGGTAGAATTGCTCATGCACAAATTGCAGCAGAATTATTGGCAACAGAAGATCCTAAAGAGGCTAATGAATTAGCCAATGAGCTGAATCGATTAAATCAGTTAAGGAGAAATTATGACCAAAAGATCACAGAAGAAGCACTAGAGATTGCTTCTAGTGAAGAGAGTAAGTCAGGATTAGTTTTGTACAAGGAAGATTGGCATAAAGGTGTATTGGGCATTGTTGCTTCTAAGGTAGCTGAGAAAATTGGAAAACCGACAGTATGTCTTACCTTATCACGAGGAGAAGTGACAGGTTCGGGAAGAGCGATCGGAAAATTTGATTTACATGATGTTTTAAATTCATGTGGTGACTTACTTTCTCAGTTTGGCGGACACACTTCAGCGGCAGGGTTGTCATTAAAAGAAGAAAATTTGTCAGCCTTTTCCGACAAATTTGATGAAGAAGTACAGAAAAAATTGAATGGAAAGGAATTTGTTTCTGAATTAAATATCGATTTGGAAGTTGAACTGACAGATATTACACTTTCCACTGCTAGTATCATCGATAAGATGAAACCTTTTGGGCATGAAAACCCAATGCCTCTGTTTGTTGCTAAGGGAGTAAAATCAACAGAAGTACCTAGGATACTAAAGGAAAGACACCTGAAAATGAAACTAATACAAAACGATGGAGATCAAGCCATCGATGCTATTGCTTTTAATCAGGCCGATCAATTAGAAATCATTACTTCAGGAAGTTTTGATATTGCTTTCAGATTAGAAATAAATGAATTCAGAGGAAGTAAAATACTTCAATTGAATATTAAAGAAATTCGTTCTAGTGTCGATTAA
- a CDS encoding DUF423 domain-containing protein translates to MSRNIIIVGSIFCALAVAIGAFGAHGLKGVLEANGRLETFETGVKYHFYHGLGLLLLGALADKIEQNWLKWAAVFMVIGILIFSGSLYILSITGINWLGAITPIGGVGFIAAWIALALGAKK, encoded by the coding sequence ATGAGTAGAAATATCATTATCGTAGGTAGCATTTTTTGTGCTTTAGCAGTAGCGATTGGAGCATTTGGAGCACATGGTTTAAAAGGAGTTCTCGAAGCCAATGGTCGTTTAGAAACTTTTGAAACAGGTGTGAAATATCATTTTTACCACGGTTTAGGACTCTTACTTTTGGGAGCACTGGCTGATAAAATAGAACAAAACTGGTTAAAATGGGCTGCTGTATTTATGGTGATTGGTATCTTAATTTTCTCAGGGAGTTTATACATTCTATCTATCACAGGCATTAATTGGTTAGGTGCGATTACTCCAATTGGAGGTGTAGGTTTTATTGCGGCATGGATTGCATTGGCATTAGGTGCAAAAAAATAA
- a CDS encoding NAD(P)H-dependent flavin oxidoreductase, giving the protein MEKISTPLTEMLGIKYPIIMAPMFLVSNADMLIAAINSGITGTVPALNYRTDKEFRAAIQQIRSAADGPIGINLIANKSNVRLKEQLDTCVELKVDYIITSLGSPRKIIEKCKPAGIKVFCDVVDIHYAKKVEELGADAVIAVNKEAGGHAGPTKAAELVPALVNACNIPVISAGGVGNGFQWKEKLDLGAVGISMGSPFIATTEAGVSQDYKQACVDYGSKDIVMTTKLSGTPCTVINTPYMKEIGTKQNWLESILNKNKTLKKFAKMLTFYKGMKMLEKAAFGATYKSVWCAGPSIEYVNSIRPVKEVVDQMVEEFASVGVKNQA; this is encoded by the coding sequence ATGGAAAAAATTTCCACACCACTAACCGAGATGTTAGGGATTAAGTATCCTATCATAATGGCTCCAATGTTTCTTGTATCCAATGCTGATATGCTAATTGCTGCGATCAATAGCGGAATAACAGGTACAGTTCCAGCCTTAAACTATAGAACAGATAAGGAATTTAGAGCAGCTATTCAACAAATTAGGTCAGCAGCAGACGGTCCAATAGGGATTAACCTTATTGCTAACAAATCGAATGTGAGACTGAAAGAACAATTGGACACTTGTGTTGAATTGAAGGTAGATTACATCATCACTTCTTTAGGATCTCCAAGAAAAATTATTGAAAAGTGTAAGCCTGCAGGAATCAAAGTATTTTGTGATGTAGTAGATATACATTATGCTAAAAAAGTAGAAGAACTTGGTGCAGATGCTGTCATTGCGGTAAATAAAGAAGCAGGTGGACATGCGGGGCCAACAAAAGCGGCAGAACTTGTACCTGCTTTGGTAAACGCCTGTAACATACCAGTGATATCTGCTGGAGGGGTTGGAAATGGATTCCAATGGAAAGAAAAGTTGGATTTGGGAGCTGTAGGTATTTCTATGGGAAGCCCATTTATTGCAACAACCGAAGCGGGTGTATCACAAGATTACAAACAGGCATGTGTCGATTATGGTAGTAAAGATATTGTGATGACGACAAAGTTATCGGGTACGCCATGTACTGTAATCAATACTCCATACATGAAAGAGATTGGTACAAAGCAAAATTGGCTTGAATCAATTCTTAATAAAAATAAGACTCTCAAGAAGTTCGCTAAGATGTTGACTTTCTATAAAGGAATGAAAATGCTTGAAAAAGCAGCCTTTGGAGCGACTTATAAATCGGTTTGGTGTGCTGGTCCTTCTATTGAATATGTAAATTCAATTCGACCAGTAAAAGAAGTTGTTGATCAAATGGTAGAAGAATTTGCTTCTGTAGGTGTGAAAAATCAAGCATAG